The following proteins are encoded in a genomic region of Kosakonia oryzae:
- the potC gene encoding spermidine/putrescine ABC transporter permease PotC, producing MIGRLLRGGFMTAIYAYLYIPIIILIVNSFNSSRFGINWQGFTTQWYSLLMNNDSLLQAAQHSLTMAVLSATFATLIGSLTAVALYRYRFRGKPFVSGMLFVVMMSPDIVMAISLLVLFMLLGIQLGFWSLLFSHITFCLPFVVVTVFSRLKGFDVRMLEAAKDLGASEITILRKIILPLAMPAVAAGWLLSFTLSMDDVVVSSFVTGPGYEILPLKIYSMVKVGVSPEVNALATVLLVLSLVLVIASQLIARDTTKNRRLPRQA from the coding sequence ATGATCGGTCGACTGCTGCGCGGCGGTTTTATGACCGCCATTTATGCTTATCTTTATATCCCGATCATTATTTTGATCGTCAACTCCTTTAACAGTTCGCGCTTCGGCATTAACTGGCAGGGCTTCACCACGCAGTGGTACAGCCTGCTGATGAACAATGACAGTTTGTTGCAGGCGGCGCAGCACTCGTTGACCATGGCGGTGCTGTCGGCGACATTCGCCACGCTTATCGGTTCGCTGACCGCCGTCGCGCTTTATCGCTACCGTTTTCGCGGTAAGCCGTTCGTCAGCGGCATGCTGTTCGTGGTGATGATGTCGCCGGATATCGTGATGGCTATCTCCCTGCTGGTGCTGTTTATGCTGCTGGGCATTCAGCTCGGTTTCTGGTCGCTGCTGTTTTCGCATATCACCTTCTGCCTGCCGTTTGTCGTGGTAACGGTGTTTTCACGCCTGAAGGGTTTTGATGTGCGGATGCTGGAAGCGGCCAAAGATCTCGGTGCCAGCGAAATCACCATTCTGCGCAAAATCATTCTGCCGCTGGCGATGCCCGCCGTGGCCGCAGGCTGGTTATTGAGTTTCACACTGTCGATGGATGATGTGGTGGTCTCTTCCTTCGTGACCGGCCCGGGGTATGAAATTCTGCCGCTGAAGATCTACTCGATGGTCAAAGTCGGCGTGTCGCCGGAAGTAAACGCGCTGGCAACGGTTCTGCTGGTTCTGTCGCTGGTGCTGGTCATTGCCAGCCAGTTGATTGCGCGCGATACCACCAAAAACAGACGCCTGCCGCGCCAGGCATAA
- the potD gene encoding spermidine/putrescine ABC transporter substrate-binding protein PotD — translation MKKWSRHLLAAGALALGMSAAHADDNKTLYFYNWTEYVPPGLLEQFTKETGIKVIYSTYESNETMYAKLKTYKDGAYDLVVPSTYFVDKMRKEGMIQKIDKTKLTNFHNLDPQMLNKPFDPNNDYSIPYIWGATAIGVNSEAIDPKSVTRWADLWKPEYKGSLLLTDDAREVFQMALRKLGYSGNTTDPQEIEAAYKELQKLMPNVAAFNSDNPANPYMEGEVNLGMVWNGSAYVARQAGTPLEVVWPQEGGIFWMDSLSIPANAKNVDGALKLINFLLRPDIARQVAETIGYPTPNLAARKLLKPEVANDKSLYPDAETLSKGEWQNDVGSASALYEEYYQKLKAGR, via the coding sequence ATGAAAAAATGGTCACGCCACCTGCTCGCAGCGGGCGCTCTTGCCCTCGGCATGAGCGCTGCGCACGCGGACGACAACAAAACGCTCTACTTCTACAACTGGACAGAGTATGTGCCGCCAGGCCTGCTGGAACAGTTCACCAAAGAGACAGGCATCAAAGTTATCTATTCGACTTACGAATCGAATGAAACCATGTACGCCAAGCTCAAAACCTATAAAGACGGCGCTTACGATCTGGTGGTGCCATCCACCTACTTCGTCGACAAAATGCGCAAAGAGGGCATGATTCAGAAGATCGATAAAACGAAGCTTACCAACTTCCACAACCTCGATCCGCAAATGCTCAACAAACCGTTCGATCCGAACAATGACTACTCGATCCCGTATATCTGGGGCGCAACCGCTATTGGTGTGAACAGCGAAGCTATCGACCCGAAGAGCGTCACCCGCTGGGCCGATCTGTGGAAACCCGAATACAAAGGCAGCCTGCTACTGACCGACGATGCGCGCGAAGTGTTCCAGATGGCGTTGCGCAAGCTCGGCTACTCCGGCAACACCACCGATCCGCAAGAGATTGAAGCGGCGTATAAAGAGCTGCAAAAACTGATGCCGAATGTGGCGGCCTTCAACTCCGACAATCCGGCAAACCCATATATGGAAGGGGAAGTGAACCTCGGCATGGTATGGAACGGCTCGGCGTATGTTGCCCGTCAGGCCGGTACGCCGCTGGAAGTGGTATGGCCGCAGGAAGGCGGTATTTTCTGGATGGACAGTCTGTCGATTCCGGCCAATGCGAAAAACGTTGATGGCGCGCTGAAGTTGATCAACTTCCTGCTGCGACCGGACATTGCCAGACAGGTGGCGGAAACCATCGGTTACCCGACGCCGAACCTTGCCGCGCGTAAGCTGCTAAAACCGGAAGTGGCGAACGACAAATCGCTTTACCCGGATGCGGAAACCCTCAGCAAAGGCGAATGGCAAAATGATGTGGGCAGCGCCAGCGCCCTTTATGAAGAGTATTACCAGAAGTTAAAAGCAGGACGTTAA
- a CDS encoding NAD-dependent succinate-semialdehyde dehydrogenase, producing the protein MAYVTTNPYTGEVVKTFPDATDAEVNGAIERSHRAFNEWKNVSFAQRGAILQNAANLLRQQKDEFAQLLTLEMGKLISEARAEVELSAQIFEYYVHNAEKLLAPEILPVANPEEATAKIVHEPLGVLLAIEPWNFPYYQIARIIAPQLSAGNTILLKHASNVPQSAARFERLMKEAGLPDGGFINLYAARHHIELILNDPRVQGVALTGSEGAGATVAQQAAKALKKSTLELGGADAFIVLADADIEKAAKWGVFGRHWNGGQVCVSSKRMIVVDEVYDQFVDHYIKGVAALRAGDPLDENTTLAPLSSQQAADEVKEKISLAIAHGAQALEVGPKVPKRGAFVQPTILTNVTPDNPAYHMEFFGPVSMIFRAKNEDDAVRIANDSPFGLGGSVFTRDTAHGEALASRISTGMVYINHPTRVKADLPFGGVRRSGYGRELTGLGIKEFVNHKLISVVDIDADF; encoded by the coding sequence ATGGCATATGTCACAACAAACCCGTATACCGGCGAAGTCGTTAAGACGTTCCCGGATGCCACCGATGCTGAAGTGAACGGCGCGATAGAACGATCTCACCGCGCTTTTAACGAGTGGAAAAATGTTTCATTTGCACAGCGCGGCGCGATTTTACAGAACGCAGCCAACCTGTTACGCCAGCAAAAAGATGAATTTGCGCAGTTGCTTACGCTTGAAATGGGCAAGCTGATTTCAGAAGCGCGAGCGGAAGTCGAACTGTCGGCACAAATTTTTGAATACTACGTGCATAATGCCGAAAAACTTCTGGCGCCGGAGATCCTGCCGGTGGCAAACCCGGAAGAAGCCACGGCAAAAATTGTGCATGAACCGCTGGGAGTGCTGCTGGCGATCGAGCCGTGGAATTTCCCGTATTATCAAATCGCCCGCATCATTGCTCCGCAACTCTCCGCCGGTAACACCATCCTGTTAAAACATGCGTCGAATGTTCCGCAAAGTGCTGCGCGGTTCGAGCGCCTGATGAAAGAGGCCGGTCTACCGGATGGCGGATTTATCAATCTCTACGCAGCCCGTCACCATATCGAACTGATCCTTAATGACCCACGGGTGCAGGGTGTGGCATTAACCGGTTCTGAGGGCGCGGGCGCAACCGTTGCTCAGCAAGCGGCGAAGGCGCTGAAAAAATCCACGCTGGAGCTTGGCGGGGCCGATGCGTTTATCGTGCTTGCCGATGCCGATATCGAAAAAGCGGCGAAGTGGGGCGTATTTGGTCGCCACTGGAATGGCGGGCAAGTTTGCGTCTCATCGAAACGCATGATCGTTGTTGATGAGGTGTATGACCAGTTTGTTGACCATTACATCAAAGGTGTTGCCGCGTTGCGGGCGGGCGATCCGCTGGATGAAAACACAACGCTGGCACCGCTCTCATCGCAACAGGCCGCTGACGAAGTTAAAGAGAAAATCAGCCTGGCCATTGCGCATGGCGCACAGGCGCTGGAAGTTGGACCGAAAGTCCCGAAACGCGGGGCATTTGTACAACCGACGATCCTGACCAATGTAACGCCAGACAATCCGGCCTACCATATGGAGTTCTTCGGCCCCGTGTCGATGATCTTCAGAGCCAAAAATGAAGACGACGCGGTGCGGATTGCCAATGACTCGCCGTTTGGTCTTGGCGGTTCTGTCTTCACCCGCGACACTGCGCACGGTGAAGCGCTGGCCAGCCGCATCTCTACTGGCATGGTGTATATCAACCACCCAACGCGTGTTAAAGCCGATCTCCCGTTTGGCGGGGTCCGCCGTTCCGGCTATGGCCGCGAATTAACTGGCTTGGGGATTAAAGAGTTCGTCAACCATAAGCTGATTTCGGTTGTCGATATTGATGCTGATTTTTAA
- a CDS encoding ATP-binding protein: MPSGKTSRFNSLSFKILLAFITGVLLSIALLILLGMVVKERLPGMDLTDYTRALARQLQFDAHGQPIGFREGADYPLWIYSSLEEELAYRVLDADGKVVLMSPGAQHWPPLPQLTAPVTGDFKFQLQGAEYGGTSDLYFMEGKRWFIQVSASSRIIDFLHRGFALPFIRFGIELFSLVLLVVFGLCAWVTLAWSLRPLRQASAGAATISPRSLDARLPTAGVPTEILPLIDSFNQALARLETGFRNQQDFLAKAAHELKTPLTLIRAEVELMSDCAETRELLLARVEHLSRQVQQLLILAEASEPLSYHFAPVDVADVARDSARFLQRIAEEARVNLTLTFRSVAVVWNADRGALFTLLKNLMENAIQHAPAGSDVHIEIHAQAITLRDWGPGVAGDELPLLFTRFWRGAHRRDSGAGLGLAICQEIAVAHGWSLTAENAQPGLRLRLCVTRA; this comes from the coding sequence ATGCCATCCGGGAAAACCAGCCGCTTTAACAGCCTGTCGTTCAAGATCTTACTGGCCTTTATCACCGGCGTACTGCTCAGCATTGCGCTGCTGATCCTGCTCGGTATGGTAGTGAAAGAGCGTTTGCCGGGAATGGATCTGACCGATTACACCAGGGCGTTAGCCCGCCAGTTGCAATTTGATGCTCACGGCCAGCCGATCGGTTTTCGTGAAGGGGCTGATTATCCGCTGTGGATCTACAGCAGTCTCGAAGAGGAACTGGCGTACCGGGTGCTGGATGCCGACGGGAAAGTGGTATTAATGTCGCCGGGCGCACAGCACTGGCCGCCGCTACCGCAACTTACTGCGCCGGTTACGGGCGACTTCAAGTTTCAGTTGCAGGGCGCGGAATATGGCGGCACCAGCGATCTCTATTTCATGGAGGGAAAGCGCTGGTTTATCCAGGTGAGCGCCAGTTCGCGGATTATCGATTTCTTACACCGTGGATTTGCCCTGCCGTTTATTCGTTTTGGCATTGAGCTGTTCAGCCTGGTGCTGTTGGTGGTGTTCGGTTTGTGCGCCTGGGTGACGCTGGCCTGGTCGCTGCGACCGCTACGGCAGGCATCTGCTGGCGCCGCCACCATCTCGCCGCGTTCGCTGGATGCACGTTTGCCAACGGCGGGCGTTCCCACGGAGATTTTGCCGCTGATCGACAGTTTTAACCAGGCGCTGGCCCGGCTGGAAACGGGGTTTCGCAATCAGCAGGATTTTCTGGCGAAGGCCGCTCATGAGCTGAAGACGCCGCTGACGCTGATTCGCGCTGAAGTGGAATTGATGAGCGACTGCGCCGAGACCCGCGAACTGCTGCTGGCGCGCGTGGAACATCTTTCCCGCCAGGTACAGCAACTGCTGATCCTCGCGGAGGCCAGCGAGCCGCTGAGCTACCACTTCGCGCCGGTTGACGTGGCGGATGTCGCCCGCGATAGCGCGCGATTTCTGCAACGCATTGCCGAAGAGGCGCGCGTCAATCTGACGCTGACTTTCCGGAGTGTCGCTGTGGTGTGGAATGCCGATCGCGGCGCCTTGTTCACCTTACTGAAAAACCTGATGGAAAACGCGATCCAGCATGCGCCTGCGGGCAGCGACGTGCATATAGAAATTCATGCGCAGGCCATCACGCTTCGCGATTGGGGACCGGGCGTGGCCGGGGACGAACTGCCTTTATTGTTCACGCGCTTCTGGCGCGGCGCACACCGGCGCGATAGCGGTGCCGGGCTGGGGCTGGCGATCTGCCAGGAAATTGCCGTGGCTCATGGCTGGTCGCTGACCGCGGAAAATGCGCAACCCGGCCTGCGGCTGCGGTTGTGTGTGACGAGGGCGTAA
- a CDS encoding response regulator transcription factor — protein MSRILLIEDHDHLARLISKGLAAAGIATDIVGRGDAAWHAIQQVAYQGLVLDRGLPDGDGLPLLQRLRQAQVVTPCLILTARDALHDRVEGLEAGADDYLAKPFAMEELVARVRALLRRPAESQTLKPAWGDITLLPESAVMCCRQQSVPLAPAELQIMLTLIRKQGNIVRRNSMEAAGWGLSDAVTPNALDVVLYRLRRKLLAIGSRLQIVNIRGLGYAIRENQPL, from the coding sequence ATGAGCCGAATACTGTTAATAGAAGATCATGATCATCTGGCACGCCTGATTAGTAAAGGGCTGGCCGCCGCCGGGATCGCTACGGATATTGTCGGTCGCGGCGATGCCGCCTGGCATGCCATACAGCAAGTGGCTTACCAGGGGCTGGTGCTCGATCGGGGATTGCCGGATGGCGACGGTTTGCCGTTATTGCAGCGCCTGCGCCAGGCACAGGTTGTCACGCCGTGCCTGATCCTGACCGCTCGCGATGCGTTGCACGATCGTGTCGAAGGGCTGGAGGCCGGAGCCGATGATTATCTGGCCAAACCCTTTGCCATGGAAGAACTGGTGGCCCGCGTGCGGGCATTACTCCGTCGTCCCGCTGAAAGCCAGACCCTGAAGCCGGCGTGGGGTGATATCACTTTATTGCCGGAATCGGCGGTCATGTGCTGCAGGCAGCAGAGTGTCCCGCTGGCTCCCGCTGAGCTACAGATCATGCTGACGTTGATCCGTAAGCAGGGCAATATTGTGCGCCGCAACAGTATGGAGGCGGCCGGGTGGGGGCTAAGCGATGCCGTTACGCCGAACGCCCTCGATGTTGTTTTGTATCGCCTGCGCCGCAAACTGCTGGCGATTGGCTCCCGTTTGCAGATTGTGAATATCAGGGGGCTGGGCTATGCCATCCGGGAAAACCAGCCGCTTTAA
- a CDS encoding MipA/OmpV family protein produces the protein MVVVPYRIIAASLLSLSFSALADDATTWGLGVGVASTQKPYTGIDREYTPLPVLHIDNRYFRFLGTTAEVKLPAWQWSETQRLNAGLIARYDGSGYASDDADILHGMDKRKGGVWAGIKVEWQNPLVNIFTDWSHDISGNSNGQRLRLGAERSWQWGDVTLTPRVVANRYDSDYVNYYYGVRSDEARAWRPAWQGDAALNMEIGLNGRWQFSTHQLLMVDVQTTLLASEIKDSPLVDRTNENRIFVSYLYDF, from the coding sequence ATGGTCGTTGTGCCGTACCGCATTATTGCTGCCAGTTTGCTGTCTCTCTCTTTTTCCGCCCTTGCCGATGATGCCACCACCTGGGGGCTGGGCGTCGGCGTTGCCAGCACGCAAAAACCCTATACCGGGATCGACCGCGAATATACGCCGCTGCCGGTACTGCATATCGACAACCGTTATTTCCGCTTTTTAGGCACCACCGCCGAAGTGAAATTACCTGCATGGCAGTGGAGTGAAACCCAACGGCTAAATGCCGGTCTAATAGCCCGCTATGATGGTTCAGGCTACGCCTCCGACGATGCCGACATTCTGCATGGGATGGATAAGCGCAAAGGCGGCGTATGGGCTGGCATCAAAGTGGAGTGGCAGAACCCGCTGGTGAATATTTTCACCGACTGGTCGCACGATATCTCCGGTAACAGCAACGGGCAACGCCTGCGTCTTGGCGCGGAGCGCAGTTGGCAATGGGGCGATGTAACCCTGACGCCGCGTGTTGTGGCGAACCGTTACGACAGCGATTATGTGAATTATTACTATGGCGTGCGCAGCGATGAAGCCCGCGCCTGGCGACCTGCCTGGCAAGGGGACGCCGCGCTGAACATGGAAATTGGCCTTAATGGCCGCTGGCAGTTCAGCACTCATCAGTTGTTAATGGTGGATGTGCAGACGACGCTGCTGGCCTCAGAGATTAAGGATAGCCCGCTGGTGGACAGGACCAACGAAAACCGAATTTTTGTCAGTTATCTCTACGACTTCTGA
- the cobB gene encoding Sir2 family NAD+-dependent deacetylase: protein MQSRRLHRLSRFRRNKRRQRERLRQRIFFRDRVVPELMEKPRVVVLTGAGISAESGIRTFRAADGLWEEHHVEDVATPEGFARNPQLVQTFYNDRRRQLQLPEIVPNAAHLALAKLEQALGDRFLLITQNIDNLHERAGNKNIIHMHGELLKVRCSQSGQVLEWTGDVTPEDKCHCCQFPAPLRPHVVWFGEMPLGMDEIYSALAMADVFIAIGTSGHVYPAAGFVHEAKLQGAHTVELNLEPSQVGSEFEEKHYGLASEVVPEFVEKLLKGL, encoded by the coding sequence ATGCAATCGCGTCGTTTACATCGTCTCAGCCGTTTTCGCCGTAACAAACGCCGCCAGCGCGAGCGGTTACGCCAGAGAATTTTCTTCAGAGACAGAGTGGTACCGGAACTGATGGAAAAACCAAGAGTCGTCGTCCTGACCGGAGCAGGCATTTCTGCCGAATCCGGCATTCGTACTTTTCGCGCCGCCGACGGGCTGTGGGAAGAGCACCATGTAGAAGATGTGGCAACGCCGGAAGGTTTTGCCCGCAACCCGCAGCTGGTGCAGACTTTTTATAACGATCGTCGTCGCCAGTTGCAATTGCCGGAAATTGTGCCGAACGCCGCGCACCTGGCGCTGGCGAAGCTGGAACAGGCGCTGGGCGATCGGTTTCTGCTGATCACGCAAAATATCGATAACCTGCATGAACGCGCCGGCAACAAAAACATTATCCATATGCACGGTGAGCTACTGAAAGTGCGCTGCTCGCAGAGCGGGCAGGTGCTGGAGTGGACCGGCGATGTCACGCCCGAAGATAAATGCCACTGCTGCCAGTTCCCTGCGCCGCTGCGCCCGCATGTGGTGTGGTTCGGCGAGATGCCGCTGGGTATGGACGAGATCTACAGCGCGCTGGCGATGGCCGATGTCTTTATCGCCATTGGCACGTCCGGGCATGTTTATCCGGCTGCCGGGTTTGTCCACGAAGCGAAACTACAGGGTGCGCACACCGTTGAGCTGAACCTTGAACCGAGCCAGGTCGGCAGCGAGTTCGAAGAGAAGCACTACGGGCTGGCAAGCGAAGTGGTGCCGGAGTTTGTGGAAAAATTGCTGAAAGGGCTGTAA